Proteins encoded within one genomic window of Haematobia irritans isolate KBUSLIRL chromosome 5, ASM5000362v1, whole genome shotgun sequence:
- the LOC142240099 gene encoding dynein regulatory complex subunit 2, with protein sequence MGKKGKGNKLAKMSEEERARYLQMRADIEEEARRRKMQLISMYMKNKLKREEAFSRLNMAKINQEWRSILRQVKCQELRKEIIDMEKYSKDMLDHKDSVIKRLLHDLEVAHSQHDNSSQTHMEMLQHFMSRFIPKFSNSGQFEPPWIQRTRDIQQQRLTFFKDNYDRERESMLQEFNEDFNKMQSLRVRTHEQLENVYYQLEEKNENQRNEAHERYLAKLDDIKATMQLRIEDITEKGEQKLEKLWGEYQQALAEYVQHTEGFYADYMDLKERDEEYTNQTREYCYEIEKASNQLASLKLTLADAEDKSEVRLKHLKDLKEYMGTKHNELKERIDEEMMENEEKFKMMSVESYKAVKNLKSLYEKGNTMLQLVTVCRKFETEKEKILPLGLPPISKVMFENEAEQYSQVPEELKESFCNWQLMEDFWKRVNNVKIDLVCLTQRKRALELENERLKSELEERLMSLNISNGINTHVNDYLAKRPSSMRIERVERIDLDQQRQQCQSADVTMGGRQPKPQRPHTTSCITEANFTTAVRSRILARGKPKLAKIIAIKH encoded by the exons ATGGGTAAAAAAGGCAAAGGAAATAAATTGGCAAAAATGTCCGAGGAGGAAAGGGCCAGATATTTACAGATGAGGGCCGATATAGAGGAAGAGGCCCGCAGACGTAAAATGCAATTGATATCCATGTATATGAag aataaaTTGAAACGTGAAGAGGCTTTCAGCCGTCTCAATATGGCCAAAATCAATCAAGAATGGCGTTCGATATTGCGTCAGGTGAAATGCCAGGAATTGCGTAAAGAAATCATTGATATGGAGAAATATAGCAAGGATATGTTGGATCACAAGGATAGTGTCATCAAACGCCTTTTACACGATTTGGAGGTGGCCCATAGTCAACATGATAATAGCTCACAGACCCATATGGAAATGCTGCAACATTTTATGAGTAGGTT TATTCCAAAATTTAGCAATAGTGGTCAATTCGAACCGCCTTGGATACAAAGGACGCGGG ATATCCAACAGCAACGTTTGACCTTTTTCAAGGACAATTACGATAGGGAACGAGAATCCATGTTACAAGAATTCAATgaggattttaataaaatgcaaAGTTTACGAGTTCGAACTCATGAGCAATTGGAAAATGTCTATTATcaattggaggagaaaaatgagAATCAAAGAAATGAGGCCCATGAACGATATTTGGCTAAATTGGATGATATTAAGGCAACG ATGCAACTTCGCATTGAAGATATCACTGAGAAAGGAGAGCAAAAGTTGGAAAAACTTTGGGGTGAATATCAACAAGCGCTTGCTGAATATGTTCAACATACTGAGGGATTCTATGCTGACTACATGGATTTGAAGGAGAGAGATGAAGAGTATACCAATCAAACAAGAGAGTATTGCTATGAGATTGAAAAGGCCAGTAATCAATTGGCTTCGCTAAAGCTTACACTAGCCGATGCAGAAGATAAGAGTGAAGTGAGACTGAAACATTTGAAAGATCTCAAGGAATACATGGGCACCAAACACAATGAACTTAAAGAGAGAATAGATGAGGAAATGATGGAAAATGAAGAGAAATTTAAAATGATGAGTGTAGAGAGTTATAAGGCAGTAAAG AATTTAAAGAGCTTATATGAAAAAGGTAATACCATGCTGCAATTGGTTACCGTATGCCGAAAATTTGAAACAGAAAAAGAAAAGATTTTACCCTTGGGTTTACCTCCCATTAGCAAGGTAATGTTTGAGAATGAAGCCGAACAATATAGCCAAGTGCCAGAGGAATTAAAA GAAAGCTTTTGCAATTGGCAATTAATGGAAGATTTCTGGAAACGTGTCAATAATGTGAAAATCGATTTGGTCTGTTTGACCCAACGTAAACGTGCATTGGAACTTGAAAACGAACGCTTAAAGTCCGAGCTGGAGGAACGTTTAATGAGTCTCAATATCAGTAATGGCATCAATACCCATGTAAATGATTATTTGGCCAAAAGGCCAAGCAGTATGCGTATTGAACGTGTCGAACGTATCGATTTGGATCAACAACGCCAACAATGTCAATCGGCTGATGTAACTATGGGAGGACGTCAGCCCAAACCACAACGTCCCCATACCACATCCTGTataacagaggcaaattttacaACTGCTGTGCGTTCAAGAATATTGGCCAGAGGAAAAccaaaattggccaaaattattgcaataaaacattga
- the LOC142240101 gene encoding uncharacterized protein LOC142240101, producing MSGMRTKSQDIFFNTSQCIYDVIVLVETWLNSDFHDEEFFDARLFQVFRKDRDTMSTNNMRGGGVLVAVRRGIAAMRVNLPNDNSLLDQLCITISGQSNLTVVVSYIPPTSSYTVYNEHIQNVKQIAEECHQNELAIFGDFNLNTLLSINLCQINGFVNSLNRILDLIFISSNLQFDISKCEMPLSMPDMHHVALEIDFEFIMFRKISSSYCNYFYPDNCNFEILNQELLDYNWADAFNDKSVDDCYFYFVNKIQMHTNKYLRASNGKVHKLPWYTPGLKKLKNLRNKFYKLFKNYKDNVNYERYKYYSREFDYLNKFLYKQYLLDFQNRIKDNPKSFWQYIDSKKSFSEYPSSMHLGDIIVNDSVDLANLFATFFASNFNEEVHYDDSTSYLDLVDDCLDFGFIQINESDILDAIASLKASRKFDVDGLSAFLLQKLAISVCLPLRLIFNKSLQSGLFIDHDLKLFKCVNSLLDAIHLQCDLNSIVTWCEINHLSLNVRKCFYVCFSRRHSPMISEYYVTDNRVRQVSEILDLGIFFDSKLSFNAHIDYIMPKAYALLALIRRHSTEFQDPYVRKTLYTALVRTKLEYAQIVWSPSCSTHINRIERLQKKFVKFCLSSLNFTEPIPLYEHRCHQEQNSADIQISAKFPTNFWANDDRKALLPSSVIEYHKETHQYQDEIQRRN from the exons atgtctGGCATGCGCACTAAAAGCCAGGATATTTTCTTTAACACCAGTCAGTGTATTTATGATGTGATCGTCTTGGTTGAAACCTGGTTAAACAGCGATTTCCATGATGAAGAATTCTTTGATGCCAGATTATTTCAAGTTTTCCGTAAGGATAGAGATACTATGAGTACTAATAACATGAGGGGTGGTGGTGTGCTTGTTGCTGTCCGTCGTGGTATAGCTGCTATGAGAGTAAATTTGCCCAATGATAAcagtttattggatcaattatgtaTTACTATAAGTGGCCAATCTAATTTGACTGTGGTAGTTTCATACATTCCCCCTACAAGCTCCTATACTGTATATAATGAGCATATTCAGAATGTGAAACAAATTGCTGAAGAATGTCATCAAAATGAACTTGCTATTTTTGGTGACTTCAATCTAA atacACTTCTAAGTATAAATTTATGTCAGATAAATGGGTTTGTCAACTCTCTTAATCGTATTTTAGATCTAATTTTTATTAGTAGCAATTTACAATTCGATATTAGTAAATGTGAAATGCCTTTATCCATGCCAGATATGCATCATGTGGCTTtagaaattgattttgaatttataatgtttcgtaaaattagTTCATcgtattgtaattatttttaccCTGATAATTGTAATTTTGAGATTTTAAATCAGGAGTTATTAGATTATAACTGGGCTGATGCGTTTAATGACAAATCAGTAGATGattgctatttttattttgtcaataaaattcAGATGCATACTAATAAATACTTGCGAGCTAGTAATGGTAAGGTGCATAAACTTCCATGGTACACGCCAGGATTGAAAAAGTTAAAGAATTTAAGGAATAAGTTCTACAAACTGTTTAAGAATTATAAAGATAATGTAAATTATGAGCGTTACAAATATTATTCGCGTGAATTTGATTACTTAAACAAGTTTCTATATAAGCAATACTTACTAGACTTTCAGAATAGGATCAAGGACAATCCTAAGTCTTTTTGGCAATATATAGACTCGAAAAAATCATTCAGTGAATACCCATCGTCGATGCATTTAGGTGATATTATTGTTAATGATTCTGTGGATTTAGCTAACTTATTCGCAACTTTCTTCGCATCAAATTTCAATGAGGAAGTTCACTACGATGATAGTACTTCTTACTTGGACCTTGTTGATGATTGTTTAGATTTTGGTTTCATTCAAATTAATGAGAGTGATATTTTGGATGCAATTGCATCCTTGAAAGCTTCACGCAAATTTGATGTTGATGGTTTATCTGCGTTTCTTTTACAAAAACTTGCTATTTCTGTCTGTTTACCGTTacgattaatatttaataaatcattACAATCGGGGTTATTTATCGATC ATGATTTAAAATTATTCAAGTGCGTCAATAGTTTATTAGATGCTATTCATCTTCAATGTGATTTAAATTCGATTGTGACTTGGTGTGAGATTAATCACTTGTCACTAAatgttagaaaatgtttttatgtaTGTTTTAGTCGTCGTCACTCCCCAATGATATCTGAGTATTATGTTACCGATAATCGTGTTAGGCAGGTTAGTGAGATTTTAGATCTCGGCATTTTTTTCGATTCTAAATTATCATTTAATGCTCATATTGATTACATAATGCCAAAAGCCTATGCCCTTTTAGCTTTGATCAGACGACATAGTACAGAGTTTCAAGATCCTTATGTTCGCAAGACTTTGTACACTGCGCTTGTAAGGACAAAGTTAGAATATGCACAAATTGTTTGGAGCCCGTCGTGTAGTACGCATATTAATCGTATTGAACGTCTtcagaaaaaatttgtgaagttttgCTTAAGTTCACTCAATTTTACTGAGCCAATTCCACTCTATGAGCATCGAT GCCACCAAGAACAAAATTCTGCTGACATACAAATATCTGCAAAGTTTCCCACTAACTTCTGGGCAAATGATGATAGAAAGGCATTATTACCATCAAGTGTCATTGAGTATCACAAAGAAACTCATCAATACCAAGATGAGATCCAAAGACGAAATTGA